The segment CAATCGTCGCCGTCGCCAACAAGCGCATCATGGAGGAGCTGAACACCGACTACGACGGTGTGATCTGGGTGACCAGCGCCTATCTGCTCGCCTTCGCCGTCCCGCTGTTGGTGGCGGGCCGCCTCGGTGACCGGTTCGGGCCCAAGAACCTCTACCTCATCGGGCTGGCGGTGTTCACCGCCGCCTCGCTGTGGTGCGGGCTGGCCGGTTCCATCGAAATGCTCATCGCCGCTCGGGTGGTGCAGGGATTCGGTGCCGCACTGCTGACGCCGCAGACGTTGTCCATGATCACCCGCATCTTCCCGGCTGCTGGTCGCGGCGTGGCGATGAGCGTGTGGGGCGCGACCGCCGGGGTGGCCACCCTGGTCGGCCCGATCGCCGGGGGAGTCCTGGTGGACGGCCTCGGCTGGCAGTGGATCTTCTTCGTCAACGTGCCGATCGGCATCCTCGGTCTCGGGCTGGCGCTGTGGCTGGTGCCCACCCTGCCCACCACCCTGCACCGGTTCGACATCCTGGGTGTCGCCCTGTCGGGCCTGGCGATGTTCCTCATCGTTTTCGCGCTGCAGGAGGGGCAGTCGCACCAGTGGGAGCCGTGGATCTGGGCGGTCATCGCCAGTGGAGCCGCCCTGATGGTGGCGTTCGTCTATTGGCAGTCGGTCAATCCTCACGAGCCGTTGATTCCGCTGCAGATCTTCCGGGACCGCAACTTCACCCTGTCCGCCCTGGGCGGCGCCGTCATCGGCTTCGTGGTGACCGCCATGATCCTGCCGGTGATGTTCTATGCGCCGGTGGTGGCGGGGTTGTCCTACACCCGGTCGGCGCTGCTGACGGCACCGATGGCGATCGCCTCCGGCGCGCTGGCCCCGCTGGTGGGACGCATCGTCGACCGCACCCATCCGACGCCGGTCATCGGGTTCGGTTTCTCCACGGCGGCCATCGCACTGACCTGGCTGTCGTTCGACCTGACCCCGACGACACCGATCTGGCGGCTGCTGTTGCCGCTGACCGCGATGGGCGTCGGCATGGCGTTCATCTTCTCGCCGCTGGCCGCGACCGCCACCCGGAACATGTCACCGCAGGCCGCCGGCGCGGGGTCAGGGGTCTACAACGCGACGCGGCAGGTGGGCGCGGTTCTCGGCAGCGCCGCGATGGCGGCGTTCATGACGGTCCGGATCAGTGCGGAACTGTCGGCGGCCGGTGTCGAGGTGACCGCCGACGGTCCGGCCCCCGCACTGCCCGGGTATCTGCACGGTGCCTTCTCCGAGGCGCTCGCGCAGTCGCTGTTGCTGCCGGCGTTCATCGCCCTGATCGGTGTGGTCGGCGCGATCTTCCTGCGCGGTTTCGCGACCGGGCCCACCGCCGAGGGCGAACCCGCCGCCGAGGTGCGCCCGATTGACGAGCAGCACTCGCTCGACGAACAGTGGGACGACGAGGACGACTACGTCGAGTACACGGTGGATTGGCAGCACCCGGTGCGCGTCGCGGACCCGCCGACAGATCTGATCCCGGCTCTCGGCGACGAACCCGCGGAGCCGACCACCGATCGCCTGTTCGAGCATGTCGAGCATCCGCTACCCGCGCCCGCCGACACCTGGCATCCCGGGCCGGTCGAGACCTGGCAGCACGTCATCGATGACACCGAGTCGGTACACGAGCCGGCACAAGAGGCGGTGGTCGAGGATCGGCCGCACGACGCGGCGTGGCCAAGTATCCTCGACGACGTGCTGGCCGCTCCGGCCGGCGATCAGATCGGTCACGCGCGCAACGGGTTTCACACCGACCAGCAGGGCTGGTTCCAGCCGCTGGAACCGCCTTCGGCTCACGAGCAGCCCGAGTCCTCGGGCCGGCATTCCCGGCCGAATCGCGGCAGGCACTCCCGCGAGGACTGATCGGCGCGCGCTGCGCGCTCGATGGTTTTCGGGTGACGGTGCTTCACGCGTTGTGCACCAACACCATTGGGTGAGTTCGCGGCACCGCCGGCCA is part of the Mycobacterium adipatum genome and harbors:
- a CDS encoding MFS transporter, yielding MLVGFFMILVDSTIVAVANKRIMEELNTDYDGVIWVTSAYLLAFAVPLLVAGRLGDRFGPKNLYLIGLAVFTAASLWCGLAGSIEMLIAARVVQGFGAALLTPQTLSMITRIFPAAGRGVAMSVWGATAGVATLVGPIAGGVLVDGLGWQWIFFVNVPIGILGLGLALWLVPTLPTTLHRFDILGVALSGLAMFLIVFALQEGQSHQWEPWIWAVIASGAALMVAFVYWQSVNPHEPLIPLQIFRDRNFTLSALGGAVIGFVVTAMILPVMFYAPVVAGLSYTRSALLTAPMAIASGALAPLVGRIVDRTHPTPVIGFGFSTAAIALTWLSFDLTPTTPIWRLLLPLTAMGVGMAFIFSPLAATATRNMSPQAAGAGSGVYNATRQVGAVLGSAAMAAFMTVRISAELSAAGVEVTADGPAPALPGYLHGAFSEALAQSLLLPAFIALIGVVGAIFLRGFATGPTAEGEPAAEVRPIDEQHSLDEQWDDEDDYVEYTVDWQHPVRVADPPTDLIPALGDEPAEPTTDRLFEHVEHPLPAPADTWHPGPVETWQHVIDDTESVHEPAQEAVVEDRPHDAAWPSILDDVLAAPAGDQIGHARNGFHTDQQGWFQPLEPPSAHEQPESSGRHSRPNRGRHSRED